A window from Actinomycetospora corticicola encodes these proteins:
- the rplI gene encoding 50S ribosomal protein L9 yields MKLILTADVANLGGPGDLVDVKDGYGRNFLLPRGLAIVATRGAMKQVETIRRTQEGKRIRDLDHAREIAGEIQGLGKVTVAAKSAGEGGKLFGSISAADIVSAVKSAGGPNLDKRLVEISGHIKSTGSHSVHVRLHPDVRVELPLAVQGT; encoded by the coding sequence ATGAAGCTCATCCTCACCGCCGACGTCGCCAACCTCGGTGGCCCCGGTGACCTCGTGGACGTCAAGGACGGCTACGGACGCAACTTCCTGCTGCCCCGCGGGCTGGCCATCGTCGCCACCCGTGGCGCGATGAAGCAGGTCGAGACCATCCGCCGCACCCAGGAGGGGAAGCGGATCCGCGACCTCGACCACGCCCGCGAGATCGCGGGCGAGATCCAGGGTCTCGGCAAGGTCACCGTCGCCGCCAAGTCGGCCGGCGAGGGCGGCAAGCTGTTCGGTTCGATCAGCGCCGCCGACATCGTCTCCGCGGTCAAGTCCGCGGGCGGCCCCAACCTCGACAAGCGTCTCGTCGAGATCTCGGGGCACATCAAGTCCACCGGGTCGCACTCGGTGCACGTCCGGCTCCACCCCGACGTCCGCGTCGAGCTGCCGCTGGCCGTGCAGGGCACCTGA
- the rpsR gene encoding 30S ribosomal protein S18 has product MAKPPVRKPKKKVCAFCKDKNQLIDYKDTNLLRKYISDRGKIRARRVSGNCSQHQRDVAVAVKNSREMALLPYTSTAR; this is encoded by the coding sequence ATGGCGAAGCCGCCGGTGCGCAAGCCCAAGAAGAAGGTCTGCGCGTTCTGCAAGGACAAGAACCAGCTGATCGACTACAAGGACACCAACCTCCTCCGCAAGTACATCTCGGACCGCGGCAAGATCCGCGCCCGCCGGGTCTCGGGCAACTGCTCGCAGCACCAGCGTGACGTTGCCGTCGCCGTGAAGAACTCGCGTGAGATGGCGCTGCTGCCCTACACGTCGACCGCTCGCTGA
- a CDS encoding single-stranded DNA-binding protein, whose amino-acid sequence MAGDTVITVVGNLTADPELRFTPSGAAVANFTVASTPRTFDRQSGEWKDGEALFLRCNIWRQAAENVAESLTRGARVIVSGRLKQRSFETREGEKRTVIELEVDEVGPSLRYATASVTKASRSGGGPGGGGGGFGASNGGGGYSGGGGGGGYGGGGQSGPADDPWASAPVAGSSGNGGYDDEPPF is encoded by the coding sequence ATGGCCGGCGACACGGTCATCACCGTGGTCGGCAACCTCACCGCCGACCCGGAGCTGCGGTTCACGCCGTCGGGCGCCGCCGTCGCGAACTTCACCGTCGCGTCGACCCCCCGCACCTTCGACCGCCAGAGCGGCGAGTGGAAGGACGGGGAGGCGCTCTTCCTGCGCTGCAACATCTGGCGCCAGGCCGCCGAGAACGTCGCGGAGTCGCTGACCCGCGGAGCGCGTGTGATCGTGTCCGGTCGCCTCAAGCAGCGCTCGTTCGAGACCCGTGAAGGGGAGAAGCGCACCGTCATCGAGCTCGAGGTCGACGAGGTCGGCCCCTCGCTGCGGTACGCGACCGCGTCGGTGACCAAGGCCAGCCGCTCCGGCGGCGGCCCCGGCGGCGGTGGAGGTGGCTTCGGCGCCTCCAACGGCGGCGGTGGTTACTCCGGCGGCGGCGGTGGTGGCGGGTACGGCGGCGGTGGCCAGTCCGGCCCGGCCGACGACCCGTGGGCCTCCGCGCCCGTGGCCGGCTCGTCCGGCAACGGCGGGTACGACGACGAGCCCCCCTTCTGA
- the rpsF gene encoding 30S ribosomal protein S6 has protein sequence MVLVRHYEMVVILEPSLDERTVAPSLETFLNVIRKDGGTVENVEVWGRRRLAFEIEKNAEGIYAVLDVNCEPATIKEMDRQLALNESVLRTKVMRRDPNAGARRGKAGAS, from the coding sequence GTGGTACTCGTGCGCCACTACGAAATGGTCGTCATCCTCGAGCCCAGTCTCGACGAGCGCACCGTCGCCCCGTCCCTGGAGACGTTCCTCAACGTCATCCGCAAGGACGGCGGCACCGTCGAGAACGTCGAGGTCTGGGGCCGTCGACGTCTCGCCTTCGAGATCGAGAAGAACGCCGAGGGCATCTACGCCGTCCTCGACGTCAACTGTGAGCCCGCCACCATCAAGGAGATGGACCGGCAGCTCGCGCTGAACGAGTCGGTGCTGCGCACCAAGGTCATGCGTCGTGACCCGAACGCCGGAGCGCGTCGGGGCAAGGCCGGCGCGAGCTAA
- a CDS encoding glycosyltransferase 87 family protein codes for MSADAPPTRSRAHDPESLDAASRVLPAHDDGFVRAASAAVGGPVGAHAVVGRARFFTPLRVVLLLATIVLALGWFAKSPCLQQYVDDSGQLQLDWRDSRQYVAMCYSDTVPLYTAERLDQGGIPYVTSWVDQRDDGTSQVRYMEYPVLTGFFQWMNARLTAGWLALGLPAALPVVVYFDLSAFWLALAWLGVVWAMVRLRPGRPWDAAIAAVSPLVAVHAFTNFDTLAVAGATLGMLAWARRRPALAGVLLGLGAAAKLYPLFLLFPLLLLCLRAGRMRAWWTVALTGVGAWAVANAPVAVLAPAGWWEFFRLNSTRAADPDSLYNIVAGLTGWSGFDGPLASGQAPTVLNAVTAVLFVLCCVAIALLVWRAPVRPRLASIAFLVVAAFLLTNKVWSPQYSLWLIPLAVLAYPRWKPLLIWMAIDAFVWVPRMYYYLGTANKGLPAPWFYGAVVVRDLAVIAVAALIVRSVLRPELDPVRRRPGHPGPSEIGADPDGGCLDGAPDTAWFRRLRDRGPGVPGTPAGDRPPARTTR; via the coding sequence GTGTCCGCTGACGCCCCGCCCACCCGCAGCCGCGCGCACGATCCCGAGTCGCTCGACGCCGCGTCCCGGGTCCTCCCCGCGCACGACGACGGGTTCGTCCGGGCGGCGAGCGCCGCCGTCGGCGGTCCGGTCGGGGCCCACGCCGTCGTCGGGCGGGCGCGCTTCTTCACCCCGCTGCGCGTGGTGCTGCTGCTCGCGACGATCGTGCTGGCGCTCGGCTGGTTCGCGAAGTCGCCGTGCCTGCAGCAGTACGTGGACGACTCGGGTCAGCTCCAGCTCGACTGGCGGGACAGCCGGCAGTACGTGGCGATGTGCTACTCCGACACCGTCCCGCTCTACACCGCCGAGCGGCTCGACCAGGGCGGGATCCCGTACGTGACGAGCTGGGTCGACCAGCGCGACGACGGCACGAGCCAGGTGCGCTACATGGAGTACCCGGTGCTCACGGGGTTCTTCCAGTGGATGAACGCACGCCTGACGGCGGGGTGGCTCGCGCTCGGGCTCCCGGCCGCGCTGCCCGTCGTCGTCTACTTCGACCTCTCGGCCTTCTGGTTGGCGCTGGCGTGGCTCGGCGTCGTGTGGGCGATGGTGCGGCTACGCCCGGGACGTCCCTGGGACGCCGCGATCGCCGCCGTCTCGCCGCTGGTGGCCGTGCACGCCTTCACCAACTTCGACACCCTGGCCGTCGCCGGGGCGACCCTCGGGATGCTCGCCTGGGCGCGGCGACGGCCGGCCCTGGCCGGCGTCCTGCTCGGGCTCGGGGCCGCGGCCAAGCTCTACCCGCTCTTCCTGCTGTTCCCGCTGCTCCTGCTCTGCCTCCGGGCGGGCCGGATGCGCGCCTGGTGGACGGTCGCGCTGACCGGGGTCGGCGCCTGGGCGGTGGCGAACGCCCCGGTCGCGGTGCTGGCGCCGGCCGGTTGGTGGGAGTTCTTCCGACTCAATTCCACGCGGGCAGCCGACCCGGACTCGCTCTACAACATCGTCGCCGGCCTCACCGGCTGGTCGGGGTTCGACGGACCGCTCGCGTCCGGCCAGGCCCCCACGGTGCTCAACGCCGTGACCGCGGTGCTGTTCGTGCTCTGCTGCGTCGCAATTGCGCTCCTCGTCTGGCGGGCGCCGGTGCGCCCCCGGCTGGCGTCGATCGCGTTCCTGGTGGTCGCGGCGTTCCTGCTGACGAACAAGGTGTGGAGCCCGCAGTACTCGCTGTGGCTGATCCCGCTGGCGGTGCTCGCGTACCCCCGCTGGAAGCCGCTGCTGATCTGGATGGCGATCGACGCGTTCGTCTGGGTGCCGCGGATGTACTACTACCTCGGCACCGCCAACAAGGGCCTGCCGGCGCCGTGGTTCTACGGCGCCGTGGTGGTGCGCGACCTGGCGGTGATCGCGGTCGCGGCCCTGATCGTGCGCAGCGTGCTCCGTCCCGAGCTCGACCCGGTGCGGCGGCGTCCCGGGCATCCCGGCCCGTCCGAGATCGGTGCCGATCCCGACGGCGGGTGCCTCGACGGTGCGCCCGACACGGCCTGGTTCCGGCGGCTCCGCGACCGGGGACCGGGGGTCCCCGGCACCCCGGCGGGCGACCGTCCGCCCGCGCGCACCACTCGATAG
- a CDS encoding transglycosylase domain-containing protein has protein sequence MTDDRRDDRRPVGGSAPPSAAPRPPAGPRGNLPPGWSAAPPAGRPGPGAPNGRPPQNGQGPGPAPTRVGPTPGADPGRPAVGNGQPGPRPTRVGGPFPGGEQRREPQLLTHDGSRPLATASAAAPTRASAGARAGGRPGTAPTAATDVVQGTAAPGRIGVRTPPPGTPPPGRGDDDGSEPDPKRRGRRIRRVIYVLVALLVLGPILAFAIGWIFFRIPSPDDATNNQVATIAYSDGSTLASLAQAEGNRIKVPLSQVPLPVQHAVASAEDRSFYTNYGFDPIGIARAAWNQAQGGVGGGSTITQQYVKNVLVGDEHSYWRKYREVVIAAKINQEESKDQILENYLNTIYFGRGAYGIQAAAQAYFGRDVATLSPSEGAMLAGLIQAPSKWDPAVDRGGSQQRWSYVLDGMVEQNWLSRADRQAAVFPTTIPPAKARTGIPGNDRGHIVTAVKDELASYGITEQQVNQEGLKVETTIDPKLQQQAADAADKTLDGQPANLRTALVSVDPQSGSIRAYYGGDDGQGFDYAQTSRQPGSSFKPFVLLAGLEKNPPIGLGSTFDGTTPQTIAGTKVENSDGESCPNCDLKTAMTLSINTVFYQLGVQVGPEKVADAAHQVGVTAPLPNPSGGISIGDKEVKPGDMASAYATFAADGVYRKPHMVTRVTTADGRVLFDGGATPGEQRISQQLARNVTESMLDVASHSQIPLSAGRPVASKTGTVQSSVKGQNNDAWTIGYTPQLSTAVWVGTDDNSPIKTSGGAPIYGRGVPGQIWQKYMNSALRTEPVEQFSDFKAIGTPIAPPKPPDGQDPNNPDGQKDGQYCVDGVCVNYGGNGDNGGNNNGDNGGNNNRGNNNGDNGGNNGDNGGNNGDNGGNNGDGGNQPNNGGGGLFPNGFN, from the coding sequence GTGACCGACGACCGTCGTGACGACCGTCGTCCCGTCGGCGGCTCCGCGCCGCCGAGCGCCGCACCGCGCCCGCCCGCCGGTCCGCGCGGCAACCTCCCGCCCGGGTGGTCGGCCGCCCCGCCGGCCGGTCGACCGGGTCCGGGCGCGCCGAACGGCCGACCCCCGCAGAACGGTCAGGGCCCCGGGCCGGCACCGACGCGCGTCGGGCCGACCCCCGGCGCGGACCCGGGCCGACCCGCCGTCGGGAACGGGCAGCCCGGCCCCCGCCCGACGCGCGTGGGCGGACCGTTCCCCGGCGGCGAGCAGCGGCGCGAGCCGCAGCTCCTGACCCACGACGGGTCCCGCCCGCTGGCCACCGCCTCCGCGGCGGCGCCCACCCGTGCGAGCGCCGGAGCCCGCGCCGGCGGCCGGCCGGGCACGGCGCCGACCGCGGCCACCGACGTCGTGCAGGGCACGGCCGCACCCGGCCGCATCGGGGTGCGCACCCCGCCGCCGGGCACGCCGCCGCCCGGACGGGGTGACGACGACGGGTCCGAGCCGGACCCGAAGCGGCGCGGCAGGCGGATCCGCCGCGTGATCTACGTGCTGGTCGCCCTGCTCGTGCTGGGGCCGATCCTCGCCTTCGCGATCGGCTGGATCTTCTTCCGCATCCCGAGCCCCGACGACGCGACCAACAACCAGGTCGCGACCATCGCCTACTCCGACGGCTCGACCCTCGCGAGCCTCGCGCAGGCCGAGGGCAACCGCATCAAGGTGCCGCTCTCGCAGGTGCCGCTGCCGGTCCAGCACGCGGTCGCCTCCGCCGAGGACCGCAGCTTCTACACCAACTACGGTTTCGACCCCATCGGCATCGCGCGCGCGGCCTGGAACCAGGCCCAGGGCGGGGTCGGCGGCGGATCGACGATCACCCAGCAGTACGTCAAGAACGTGCTGGTGGGCGACGAGCACTCCTACTGGCGCAAGTACCGCGAGGTGGTCATCGCGGCGAAGATCAACCAGGAGGAGTCGAAGGACCAGATCCTCGAGAACTACCTGAACACGATCTACTTCGGGCGCGGCGCGTACGGCATCCAGGCCGCCGCCCAGGCGTACTTCGGCCGGGACGTCGCGACGCTCTCCCCCAGCGAGGGCGCGATGCTCGCGGGTCTGATCCAGGCCCCGTCGAAGTGGGACCCCGCGGTCGACCGCGGCGGGTCCCAGCAGCGGTGGAGCTACGTGCTCGACGGCATGGTCGAGCAGAACTGGCTCTCCCGCGCCGACCGCCAGGCCGCCGTCTTCCCGACGACCATCCCGCCCGCGAAGGCCCGCACCGGCATCCCCGGCAACGACCGCGGCCACATCGTCACCGCGGTCAAGGACGAGCTCGCCTCCTACGGCATCACCGAGCAGCAGGTGAACCAGGAGGGGCTGAAGGTCGAGACCACCATCGACCCCAAGCTCCAGCAGCAGGCGGCGGACGCGGCCGACAAGACGCTCGACGGGCAGCCGGCCAACCTGCGGACCGCGCTCGTGTCGGTGGACCCGCAGTCCGGGTCGATCCGGGCCTACTACGGCGGCGACGACGGGCAGGGCTTCGACTACGCCCAGACCTCGCGTCAGCCCGGATCGTCGTTCAAGCCGTTCGTGCTGCTCGCCGGGCTCGAGAAGAACCCGCCGATCGGCCTGGGCAGCACCTTCGACGGGACGACCCCGCAGACGATCGCCGGCACCAAGGTCGAGAACTCCGACGGCGAGAGCTGCCCGAACTGCGACCTCAAGACGGCGATGACGCTCTCGATCAACACCGTCTTCTACCAGCTGGGCGTCCAGGTCGGGCCGGAGAAGGTCGCCGACGCCGCCCACCAGGTGGGCGTCACCGCGCCGCTGCCGAACCCGAGCGGCGGCATCTCGATCGGTGACAAGGAGGTCAAGCCGGGCGACATGGCCTCGGCGTACGCGACCTTCGCCGCCGACGGCGTCTACCGCAAGCCCCACATGGTCACCCGCGTGACGACGGCGGACGGGCGCGTGCTCTTCGACGGCGGTGCGACCCCCGGCGAGCAGCGCATCAGCCAGCAGCTCGCCCGCAACGTCACCGAGTCCATGCTCGACGTCGCCTCGCACTCCCAGATCCCGCTGTCGGCGGGGCGTCCGGTCGCCTCGAAGACCGGCACCGTCCAGTCGTCGGTGAAGGGCCAGAACAACGACGCCTGGACGATCGGCTACACGCCGCAGCTGTCGACGGCGGTGTGGGTCGGGACCGACGACAATTCGCCGATCAAGACCTCGGGGGGCGCGCCGATCTACGGCCGCGGCGTCCCGGGGCAGATCTGGCAGAAGTACATGAACTCCGCGCTGCGCACCGAGCCGGTGGAGCAGTTCTCGGACTTCAAGGCCATCGGCACGCCCATCGCCCCGCCGAAGCCGCCGGACGGCCAGGACCCGAATAACCCCGACGGCCAGAAGGACGGCCAGTACTGCGTCGACGGGGTCTGCGTGAACTACGGGGGCAACGGCGACAACGGTGGCAACAACAACGGCGACAACGGTGGCAACAACAACCGTGGCAACAACAACGGGGACAACGGCGGCAACAACGGCGACAACGGTGGGAACAACGGCGACAACGGCGGGAACAACGGGGACGGCGGGAACCAGCCGAACAACGGTGGCGGTGGCCTGTTCCCCAACGGATTCAACTGA
- a CDS encoding DUF5318 family protein translates to MRNPRQVVDYALQRRAHLADVAAGRTSTEDACDAGAYLLQAASYHGTATPTPCPLCRRDELVNVSWVFGDRLGPVSGSARSADEIARLDDAAGEFTVHVVEVCRTCRWNHLVQSYVLGADDASRSGRRRRRTASP, encoded by the coding sequence GTGCGAAATCCCCGCCAGGTCGTCGACTACGCGCTGCAGCGCCGCGCGCACCTCGCCGACGTGGCCGCCGGGCGCACCTCCACCGAGGACGCCTGCGACGCGGGGGCCTACCTGCTCCAGGCCGCCTCGTACCACGGGACCGCCACCCCCACCCCGTGCCCGCTGTGCCGCCGCGACGAGCTGGTGAACGTCTCCTGGGTCTTCGGCGACCGCCTCGGTCCGGTGTCCGGTTCCGCCCGTTCGGCCGACGAGATCGCTCGGTTGGACGACGCGGCGGGAGAGTTCACGGTGCACGTGGTGGAGGTCTGCCGTACGTGTCGATGGAACCACCTCGTACAGTCCTACGTCTTGGGAGCGGACGACGCCTCGCGATCGGGTCGCCGTCGGCGTCGCACGGCATCGCCCTGA
- a CDS encoding helix-turn-helix transcriptional regulator has product MLELAVLGLLHEAPMHGYELRKQLHARLGPLRAFSWGSLYPTLRRLQRAALIAEQAPAGDERVSWGRQGRRSRKVYEITAEGKDRLDELLGETGPQAYDDDGFGVHLAFFSRTPAEVRMRILEGRRRRVEERREGLRSTITRAGEQIDRYTRELHRIGLDTTEREVRWLDELIDHERSLGRSAPDEATGRTRRPE; this is encoded by the coding sequence GTGCTGGAACTCGCCGTCCTGGGCCTCCTCCACGAGGCCCCGATGCACGGGTACGAGCTGCGTAAACAGCTCCACGCGCGGCTCGGACCGCTCCGGGCGTTCTCCTGGGGATCGCTGTACCCGACCCTGCGCCGCCTGCAACGCGCCGCCCTCATCGCGGAGCAGGCGCCGGCGGGGGACGAGCGCGTGAGCTGGGGACGTCAGGGCCGGCGGAGCCGCAAGGTCTACGAGATCACCGCCGAGGGCAAGGACCGGCTCGACGAGCTGCTCGGCGAGACCGGTCCCCAGGCCTACGACGACGACGGGTTCGGCGTCCACCTGGCCTTCTTCTCCCGCACCCCCGCCGAGGTGCGCATGCGCATCCTCGAGGGCCGCCGTCGTCGGGTCGAGGAGCGCCGCGAGGGGCTCCGCTCGACGATCACCCGCGCGGGGGAGCAGATCGACCGCTACACCCGTGAACTGCACCGCATCGGCTTGGACACCACCGAGCGAGAGGTCCGCTGGCTCGACGAGCTCATCGACCACGAACGGTCGTTGGGCCGCAGCGCCCCCGACGAGGCGACGGGCCGGACCCGTCGTCCGGAATGA
- a CDS encoding inositol-3-phosphate synthase: MGQVRVAVVGVGNCAASLVQGVTYYADADPAARVPGLMHVDFGGYHVRDLTFVAAFDVDAKKVGQDLAEAITASENNTIKIADVPPTGVIVQRGHTLDGLGRYYRETITEADDEPVDVVAALREARADVLVSYLPVGSEDADKFYAQCAIDAGVAFVNALPVFIASDPVWAQKFTDAGVPIVGDDIKSQVGATITHRVLAKLFEDRGVQLDRTMQLNVGGNMDFKNMLERERLESKKVSKTQSVTSQVDREMGKGNVHIGPSDHVPWLDDRKWAYVRLEGRAFGDVPLSLEYKLEVWDSPNSAGIIIDAVRAAKIALDRGIGGPLLAPSSYFMKSPPEQYRDSVAYDKVESFIRGED; encoded by the coding sequence ATGGGTCAGGTCCGAGTGGCCGTCGTCGGCGTGGGCAACTGTGCCGCGTCGCTGGTCCAGGGCGTCACGTACTACGCCGACGCCGACCCGGCCGCCCGCGTGCCGGGTCTCATGCACGTCGACTTCGGCGGCTACCACGTCCGCGACCTGACGTTCGTCGCCGCGTTCGACGTGGACGCGAAGAAGGTCGGTCAGGACCTCGCCGAGGCCATCACGGCGAGCGAGAACAACACGATCAAGATCGCCGACGTCCCGCCGACCGGGGTGATCGTGCAGCGCGGCCACACCCTCGACGGTCTCGGCCGCTACTACCGCGAGACGATCACCGAGGCCGACGACGAGCCGGTGGACGTCGTCGCGGCGCTGCGGGAGGCGCGCGCCGACGTGCTCGTGTCCTACCTGCCGGTGGGCTCGGAGGACGCGGACAAGTTCTACGCCCAGTGCGCGATCGACGCGGGCGTCGCCTTCGTCAACGCCCTGCCCGTGTTCATCGCGTCCGACCCCGTGTGGGCGCAGAAGTTCACCGACGCCGGCGTCCCGATCGTGGGCGACGACATCAAGTCGCAGGTCGGCGCCACGATCACCCACCGGGTGCTGGCCAAGCTGTTCGAGGACCGCGGTGTCCAGCTGGACCGGACGATGCAGCTGAACGTCGGCGGCAACATGGACTTCAAGAACATGCTCGAGCGGGAGCGGCTGGAGTCGAAGAAGGTCTCGAAGACCCAGTCGGTGACCTCGCAGGTCGACCGCGAGATGGGCAAGGGCAACGTCCACATCGGCCCGTCGGACCACGTGCCGTGGCTCGACGACCGCAAGTGGGCCTACGTCCGCCTCGAGGGGCGCGCGTTCGGCGACGTGCCGCTGTCCCTGGAGTACAAGCTCGAGGTCTGGGACTCCCCGAACTCGGCCGGCATCATCATCGACGCCGTCCGCGCCGCGAAGATCGCCCTCGACCGCGGCATCGGCGGCCCGCTGCTCGCCCCGTCGTCGTACTTCATGAAGTCGCCGCCCGAGCAGTACCGGGACTCCGTGGCGTACGACAAGGTCGAGTCCTTCATCCGCGGCGAGGACTGA